Part of the bacterium genome, TCAAAATGGTGTCTCTGCCACCGCATTTTTTATCCTCTGTTAAAAAATCTATTGAGCTTATAAATAAAAAAAGCCTGCGAAATTCATCGCAGGCTTTTTAAAAATCTATACACAAACAGATACTATGGCATAAATCCCGCAATGAATTCCGCAGACCTACGCATGCCCATAATATTCTGTCGTGTTGTAAGGTGAATCATCTTATTCTCATTTTTAAAGTCAATAATTTTTCAAGTTGAGAAATATATAAAAATATTTAATTCAAGTCAAGCTGTTTTTTTACAACCCTTTTATAAATAAGTTTATTGTTATAATTACAGCACACAATATATCTTCCAAGCGGCAGGTTGGAAAACTCTGCATGTATTATATAAGGACAAATGCAGTCGCATAAATCAGCAGCAGTATCTTCGGCAGCAATAAATATTGTGTCTGTCTCAATTTTATAATTCAGAGAGAACCGTTCTCTGTCAGGGCAGCAATTGGCGCTTACACAAAAATCAATTTTCAGAGAGTCTGTAAAACTGTACGAAAAGCATGTATCAACAGATGATGTTTTTTTAAATAAATTACGCTGGCATCCCGGCACCTGATACATGATGCCTGTCACTTGAGGCTGCTCATCTCCCGGATTTGACGATTTGTCCCTGCAGGAGAAAGTCAGCAATACAAGGACGAATAGAAATAATTTTCTGTAAAACATAGAGTCCTCCCCGTTTTCTATATTCTAACATTTCAACATTACCCTATTCATTAAGCATATAATTGAAAATCCTATTTCCCTGCAGAAGACCGTACAAATTTAAGTCCTTTCGCAATTGCTTTTTTCATATCATCGGAATCAGGCCAGTGGCCTTTGTTATCAATAATTACAAGTTTGGAATTTTTTAAATGCCGGTTAATAACGGCTGCCCTGTCAGAAGGAGCTATGACATCGTATCTTCCGTTTATAATAAATATGGGCTTATTTTCGATTTTTGTGATATTTTCAAGAACAGGATCTCCTTTTAAGAAACATTTGTTTGCCATGTAAAAATTTTCAATCAATGCAAATGCATATATTTTGGCTTTATTAAGGCCGGAAAGAGGGTTGAACTGCGGAGTAGAACCTGTAATTGTTAACCAGTACTCTATCCATTTTTCTGTGTATTGATCTCTTGATTTAAAATTCATTTTTAAAAGGCCGTTTGTCAGAATTTCAGGCAGGCTGCTCTTTGAAGAATTATCAAGGCCCTGTAAAAGCTTTTTATGTGCTTCAGGGAAAAATTGTTCTGCACTGCCGTAATAGATATTTGCTATCTCATCAGAAGTACCTGTAAAGCATGACCATAAAACCATACCTCTTACATTTTCAGGATAGTTTTCCGCATAGAGCAGTGCGATGCCTGCTCCCCAGAATCCGCCGAAAAGTATTATTTTGTCAAGTTTTAAGTGTGCTCTTAATTTTTCCATATCACTGATAATATCCTGAGTCGTGTTTTTTTTGATTTCTCCAGGGGGCAGGGACATTCCGGAACCTCTCTGATCAAACGTAACAA contains:
- a CDS encoding alpha/beta fold hydrolase; translation: MRRVFFILLTMVFVLSFFFLDPLKNAKKREAEKLYKVSAYEENYLKASDTHQIFYELSGSPKGIPVFVLQTDPGLPVFKKLKTFFNPHDFLVVTFDQRGSGMSLPPGEIKKNTTQDIISDMEKLRAHLKLDKIILFGGFWGAGIALLYAENYPENVRGMVLWSCFTGTSDEIANIYYGSAEQFFPEAHKKLLQGLDNSSKSSLPEILTNGLLKMNFKSRDQYTEKWIEYWLTITGSTPQFNPLSGLNKAKIYAFALIENFYMANKCFLKGDPVLENITKIENKPIFIINGRYDVIAPSDRAAVINRHLKNSKLVIIDNKGHWPDSDDMKKAIAKGLKFVRSSAGK